In the genome of Bacillota bacterium, one region contains:
- the minD gene encoding septum site-determining protein MinD yields MVGKAYVITSGKGGVGKTTITANLGCALALRDKRVVLVDADTGLRNLDVVMGLENRIVYDLVHVVEGHCRLSQALVKDKRLKNLSLLPTAQVREKSAVSPEQMEAVINELKEEFDYILVDCPAGIEEGFKNAIAGVDGALVATNPEVSSVRDADRIIGLLNAEGIEEPKLIVNRVRPEMVKRRDMLSMNDILEVLGIQPIGIIPEDENIIVSTNRGEPIVLSGKGKCAQAFMNIARRLEGEDVPFLNLDQPGLMDKIKRIVGIGQ; encoded by the coding sequence ATGGTCGGTAAAGCATATGTGATAACCAGTGGGAAAGGCGGCGTGGGAAAGACGACCATTACGGCAAACCTGGGGTGTGCCTTGGCTTTGCGGGACAAGCGCGTTGTCTTGGTGGACGCGGACACGGGCTTACGGAATCTCGATGTGGTGATGGGCCTGGAGAATCGAATTGTCTACGATTTAGTACATGTGGTGGAAGGACACTGCCGACTCAGTCAAGCACTGGTTAAGGACAAGCGTTTGAAGAACTTGAGTCTACTGCCCACCGCCCAGGTGAGGGAAAAGAGTGCCGTATCACCAGAACAGATGGAGGCGGTGATAAATGAGCTGAAGGAGGAGTTTGATTATATCCTGGTGGATTGTCCAGCGGGAATCGAGGAAGGGTTCAAGAATGCCATTGCCGGTGTGGATGGGGCTTTGGTAGCCACCAATCCAGAGGTGTCCTCGGTGCGCGATGCGGACCGGATTATTGGGTTGTTGAACGCGGAAGGGATCGAAGAGCCGAAATTGATCGTCAACCGGGTGCGTCCGGAGATGGTGAAGCGTCGGGATATGCTGAGTATGAATGATATCCTTGAGGTTTTGGGGATTCAACCCATCGGCATCATCCCTGAGGATGAGAATATTATTGTGTCTACCAACCGTGGAGAACCCATTGTATTGTCCGGGAAGGGCAAATGCGCCCAGGCTTTCATGAATATCGCACGGCGGCTCGAAGGGGAAGACGTACCCTTCCTGAACCTTGACCAACCCGGACTGATGGACAAGATCAAGCGGATCGTGGGAATAGGACAATAA
- the minE gene encoding cell division topological specificity factor MinE: MLEFVTRFFSRSSSGSKDVAKKRLQLVLIQDKGGLSVELIERIRVDIIEVISKYVEIDDDAMDVELTDSTECLTLMANIPIKGPRQRPL; this comes from the coding sequence ATGTTGGAGTTCGTGACCCGCTTTTTTAGCAGGTCTTCCTCCGGAAGTAAGGACGTGGCGAAAAAGCGGTTACAGTTGGTCTTGATTCAGGACAAGGGCGGACTATCCGTTGAACTGATCGAACGGATCCGGGTGGACATTATAGAGGTTATCTCCAAGTATGTGGAGATCGACGATGATGCGATGGATGTGGAACTGACCGACTCCACCGAGTGTTTGACCCTGATGGCAAATATCCCCATTAAAGGGCCCCGCCAAAGACCGCTATAG
- the rodA gene encoding rod shape-determining protein RodA produces MLLERRFAKRIDYGLIIMAMALFAVGCLAVYSATRGIYASSPLYFVKRQVAWGVISLIAFVAMMTIDYRVWQRWVPMLYGVNLVLLLAVLFTAKEIGGSQRWFRIGGVGIQPSEFAKLVVIITVARFLHQRDPKDLKVLAGTFLVVLPPMVLVLRQPDLGTALVFIAIVLGMLYLGGAKLKHLGVIVLVGGLFAVLGTVASLQGWVEILDDYQLKRILAFLDPWEDPTDTGWNVIQSMIAVGSGGFAGQGYLQGSQTQLSFLPSHYTDFIFSVIGEEFGFLGAVVLLCLFLGLFLLLMRTIAKSQDRFGRLLVAGVLSMLGFHVVINVAMTIGLAPVTGIPLPFISYGGSSLLTNMLGLGMTASVYMRRDKLMLN; encoded by the coding sequence TTGCTTCTGGAGAGGAGATTTGCCAAACGGATCGACTATGGGCTGATTATTATGGCAATGGCCTTGTTTGCCGTAGGTTGCCTGGCGGTCTATAGTGCTACCCGGGGGATCTATGCCAGTAGTCCATTGTACTTCGTGAAGCGACAAGTGGCCTGGGGTGTCATCAGTCTCATCGCCTTTGTTGCGATGATGACCATCGATTACCGGGTCTGGCAGCGTTGGGTTCCTATGCTTTACGGGGTGAATCTGGTCTTGCTTTTGGCGGTGCTGTTCACCGCTAAGGAGATCGGCGGCAGCCAACGTTGGTTTCGGATCGGCGGTGTGGGTATTCAGCCCTCGGAGTTTGCCAAACTTGTGGTGATTATCACCGTGGCGAGATTTTTGCACCAGCGGGATCCGAAGGATCTCAAGGTGCTAGCGGGGACCTTCTTGGTGGTCCTGCCTCCCATGGTGTTGGTCCTGCGTCAACCGGATCTGGGGACGGCCCTGGTTTTTATCGCCATCGTGTTGGGGATGCTTTACCTGGGGGGGGCCAAGCTGAAACACCTGGGGGTCATCGTGTTGGTGGGAGGCTTGTTCGCAGTTTTGGGGACCGTGGCTTCACTGCAGGGCTGGGTGGAGATTCTTGATGATTATCAGTTGAAGCGGATTTTGGCCTTCCTGGATCCCTGGGAGGATCCCACCGATACCGGGTGGAATGTGATCCAGTCCATGATTGCCGTTGGCTCAGGAGGCTTTGCCGGTCAAGGTTATTTACAGGGTTCCCAGACCCAATTGAGTTTTTTGCCTTCCCACTATACCGACTTCATTTTCTCCGTCATCGGAGAGGAATTTGGCTTCCTAGGGGCAGTGGTCTTGCTGTGTCTTTTTCTGGGACTCTTTCTTCTGCTCATGCGCACCATTGCCAAGTCCCAGGACCGCTTTGGTCGCCTGCTTGTGGCCGGGGTCCTGTCCATGCTTGGCTTCCATGTGGTGATCAACGTGGCCATGACCATCGGTTTGGCGCCGGTGACCGGGATTCCCTTGCCCTTTATCAGCTATGGAGGAAGCAGTCTGCTGACCAACATGCTGGGGTTGGGGATGACCGCCAGTGTGTATATGCGGCGGGACAAATTGATGCTTAACTAG
- a CDS encoding TIGR03960 family B12-binding radical SAM protein codes for MGRTPWETLLRRSRPVFGYEFWECDIIYIQVVVLSSRWRGNVRKVVETKLLPYVTKPARYMGGEYNAVQKTWQPEQVKVVLAFPDVYEIGMAHLGLQILYWLINDREDALCERTYMPWTDMYQLMVQEGVPLFSLESFRPIRDFDVVGFTLQYELSYTNILHMLKLSGIPIRSKDRTDLDPLVVAGGPCAFNPEPVAEFFDVIVVGDGEEAVLDLLDLVRRAKAEGWSREQTLIEAAKIPGFYVPSFYEPVYDATGRIKSLNKHPEHGAARVQKRVVADLDQAYFPTKALVPWVEPVHDRVMIEVMRGCGRGCRFCQAGFVYRPPRERDPCLLQEQALALVRNSGYEEVALTSLSSGDYSEIASLVQSLITNLGEDRVSLSLPSLRVDSFSVGLASEIQKVRKSGLTFAMEAGTERLRKVINKQVTEEDLLAAVDAAFSAGWFSVKLYFMLGLPTETETDLAGIVDIVQKLRQLGRERLGSRVGKLRISVSVATFVPKPHTPFQFCAQDPPEVVRKKQDYLRRHLRMKGVKFSCHNLEQSLMEAVFARGDRRLSRVLERAVELGCVFDGWDEHFDYKLWARAFQDCGLDMSFYAHRVRDFAEINPWDHIDSGVSKEFFIKEYQTAIEEAHSPGCRERCLLCGVCQDLPVRMRLVRKSAKE; via the coding sequence ATGGGTCGGACCCCTTGGGAGACGTTGTTGCGTCGGTCAAGGCCGGTTTTCGGCTATGAATTCTGGGAATGTGATATAATATATATTCAAGTGGTAGTGCTTAGTTCGAGATGGAGGGGTAATGTGCGAAAAGTTGTGGAGACAAAACTCCTTCCCTATGTGACTAAACCCGCAAGGTACATGGGTGGGGAGTATAATGCAGTACAGAAAACATGGCAGCCCGAGCAGGTGAAGGTGGTCCTAGCCTTTCCCGACGTGTACGAGATTGGGATGGCCCATTTGGGATTGCAGATCCTTTATTGGTTGATCAATGACCGGGAAGACGCCTTGTGTGAACGAACCTACATGCCCTGGACCGATATGTACCAGTTGATGGTGCAGGAGGGCGTTCCCCTATTTAGTCTGGAAAGTTTTCGTCCCATCAGGGACTTTGATGTTGTTGGCTTTACCCTCCAATACGAACTGAGCTACACTAACATCTTGCACATGCTTAAACTAAGCGGTATTCCCATCCGAAGCAAAGATCGGACGGATCTTGATCCTTTGGTGGTAGCTGGCGGTCCCTGTGCCTTCAATCCGGAGCCGGTGGCCGAATTCTTCGATGTGATCGTCGTCGGTGACGGGGAGGAGGCTGTGCTGGATCTTTTGGACTTGGTGCGGCGAGCGAAGGCCGAAGGCTGGAGCCGGGAACAGACCCTGATCGAGGCTGCGAAGATCCCGGGGTTTTATGTGCCGTCCTTCTATGAGCCCGTTTATGATGCCACCGGCCGGATCAAAAGCCTCAACAAGCACCCGGAGCATGGGGCCGCGCGGGTTCAAAAACGGGTGGTGGCGGATTTAGATCAGGCCTACTTTCCTACCAAGGCCCTCGTGCCCTGGGTGGAGCCGGTCCATGACCGGGTGATGATCGAAGTGATGCGGGGCTGTGGTCGGGGATGCCGGTTCTGTCAGGCGGGCTTTGTGTATCGGCCGCCCCGGGAGCGGGATCCATGTCTCCTCCAGGAACAGGCCTTGGCTTTGGTCCGTAACAGTGGCTACGAAGAAGTGGCCCTCACTTCGTTAAGCAGTGGCGACTATAGCGAGATCGCCTCCTTGGTGCAGTCGTTGATAACAAACCTGGGGGAAGACCGGGTTTCCCTTTCCCTGCCTTCCCTGCGGGTGGACTCCTTCTCCGTGGGACTGGCCAGTGAGATTCAGAAGGTGCGCAAATCCGGCCTCACCTTTGCGATGGAGGCGGGGACCGAACGTTTGCGCAAGGTGATCAACAAACAGGTGACCGAGGAAGATCTGTTAGCTGCAGTGGATGCGGCCTTTAGTGCTGGCTGGTTCTCGGTGAAACTATATTTTATGTTGGGCTTACCCACCGAGACCGAAACCGATCTGGCTGGTATTGTGGATATCGTGCAGAAGCTGCGGCAATTGGGCCGGGAACGGTTGGGTTCCCGGGTGGGAAAACTGCGTATTTCTGTCAGTGTGGCCACCTTTGTGCCCAAACCCCATACTCCGTTTCAGTTCTGTGCCCAGGATCCGCCGGAGGTAGTCCGCAAGAAGCAGGATTATCTACGGAGGCACCTGCGGATGAAAGGGGTTAAATTCTCCTGTCACAATTTAGAGCAGAGTCTTATGGAGGCGGTCTTTGCCCGGGGGGATCGCAGACTGTCTCGGGTGTTGGAGCGGGCTGTGGAGCTGGGATGCGTATTTGACGGTTGGGATGAGCATTTCGACTATAAACTGTGGGCCCGGGCTTTCCAGGACTGTGGGTTGGACATGTCCTTCTACGCCCATCGCGTCCGGGATTTTGCGGAGATCAATCCTTGGGATCACATTGACAGCGGTGTGAGTAAGGAGTTTTTCATCAAAGAATACCAGACCGCCATCGAAGAGGCCCATAGCCCCGGTTGTCGGGAGCGCTGTCTGCTTTGCGGTGTATGTCAAGACTTGCCGGTCCGGATGCGACTGGTCCGCAAGTCGGCAAAAGAGTAA
- a CDS encoding DUF2344 domain-containing protein → MDLRLKFAVKAPVRHISHLDLLRALTRALRRAEIPVAFSEGFNPHMQLSFGPPLSVGTCSMSEYVDVQLTEAMEPAQLVQRLNDKLPQGLRVLDAQQRIGKGSLMALLSVADYAFCYLPDATPAEEERLINKALALMEKEQLVITRERKDKTTEVDVRPGMIRLERMSEPARRELQSLIESPIDLGISFWVRVRIDHPASPRPREIVELIGARPGDFLVCRTGLFGEENGMLWCPLTGVSLGEVEGVDRVDQGSDRQCGNWTN, encoded by the coding sequence ATGGATTTGCGACTGAAATTTGCCGTCAAGGCCCCGGTCCGTCATATTTCCCATCTGGATTTGTTGCGGGCCCTGACTAGGGCCTTGCGCCGGGCGGAAATACCGGTGGCCTTCAGTGAAGGTTTCAATCCCCATATGCAGTTGTCCTTTGGTCCTCCCTTGAGTGTTGGCACTTGCAGTATGAGTGAATACGTTGACGTGCAGTTAACCGAGGCGATGGAGCCTGCCCAGTTAGTTCAGAGACTGAACGACAAGCTTCCCCAGGGCCTGCGAGTACTGGACGCGCAACAGAGGATTGGGAAGGGATCGCTAATGGCCTTGTTAAGTGTGGCTGATTACGCCTTCTGCTACCTGCCCGATGCTACCCCTGCCGAAGAAGAACGGCTCATCAACAAGGCACTGGCGCTGATGGAGAAGGAGCAACTGGTGATCACAAGGGAGAGAAAAGATAAGACGACCGAAGTGGACGTGCGTCCGGGGATGATTAGGCTGGAACGGATGTCGGAACCGGCCAGGAGGGAGTTACAATCCCTGATTGAAAGCCCCATCGATCTGGGAATAAGCTTTTGGGTGCGGGTAAGGATCGATCACCCCGCCAGTCCTCGTCCCAGGGAGATCGTGGAATTAATCGGGGCCAGGCCGGGGGATTTTCTGGTGTGCCGGACGGGGCTGTTTGGAGAAGAGAATGGCATGCTGTGGTGTCCTCTCACCGGTGTGAGCCTAGGCGAAGTAGAGGGAGTTGACCGAGTTGATCAAGGAAGTGATCGTCAATGTGGAAACTGGACAAACTAG